A region from the Acidiferrobacter sp. SPIII_3 genome encodes:
- a CDS encoding plastocyanin/azurin family copper-binding protein, with product MTRNYAGGRRARRVRALSGVVLGVGALFQAGVALAGPLVRTSAFKEATSSQVRTMLAQDNGTVHGTIVSYRGSVAQVTVVVPQPEFPFPKFEVRHVDNPTLEFRAGTTVKFTFIDRVMGFSHSFQITRKAPPFPMFPKIQPVLAGTELSPPPRDGKSVYADFTWRPAAGHYYYLCAIPGHAQMGMSGEIIVK from the coding sequence ATGACAAGGAATTACGCGGGCGGGCGCCGGGCGCGCCGGGTACGGGCGCTATCGGGGGTTGTGCTCGGGGTGGGGGCGCTGTTCCAGGCCGGCGTTGCGTTGGCGGGGCCGCTGGTGCGTACCAGCGCCTTCAAGGAGGCGACATCATCGCAGGTGCGGACCATGCTGGCCCAGGATAATGGGACAGTGCACGGCACGATCGTCTCCTATCGCGGGTCCGTGGCGCAAGTCACGGTCGTGGTGCCGCAGCCCGAGTTTCCGTTCCCGAAATTCGAGGTCCGTCATGTCGATAATCCGACGCTCGAGTTCCGGGCCGGGACGACCGTGAAATTCACGTTCATCGATCGCGTCATGGGCTTTAGCCACAGCTTTCAGATCACGCGCAAGGCCCCGCCATTTCCCATGTTTCCGAAGATCCAGCCGGTGTTGGCCGGGACCGAGCTGTCACCGCCGCCCAGGGACGGGAAGTCGGTGTACGCGGATTTCACCTGGCGCCCGGCGGCCGGGCACTACTATTACCTGTGTGCGATCCCCGGACATGCCCAGATGGGCATGTCCGGGGAGATAATCGTGAAATAA
- the ssb gene encoding single-stranded DNA-binding protein, whose product MARGINKVILVGNLGKDPEIRYVPNGGAVANLNIATSESWKDKATGEKQERTEWHRVVFFGKLAEIASEYLKKGAQIYVEGRLQTRKWQDKSGQDRYTTEIVGSELQMLGGRGGAGGGEGPPADLSYDSPASGSSGRSTQPSAPAPGGGEDFDDDIPF is encoded by the coding sequence ATGGCGCGCGGCATCAACAAGGTCATCTTGGTAGGCAATCTCGGCAAGGACCCGGAGATCCGCTACGTACCGAACGGCGGCGCCGTGGCCAATCTGAATATCGCCACCTCCGAGTCGTGGAAGGACAAGGCGACCGGCGAGAAGCAGGAGCGGACCGAGTGGCACCGGGTCGTGTTCTTCGGAAAGCTTGCGGAAATCGCGAGCGAGTACCTGAAGAAAGGGGCACAGATCTATGTCGAGGGACGCCTGCAGACGCGTAAATGGCAGGACAAGTCGGGGCAGGACCGCTACACGACCGAGATCGTGGGTAGCGAACTACAGATGCTGGGTGGCCGCGGCGGGGCCGGCGGAGGCGAAGGGCCGCCCGCGGACCTGTCTTACGACTCGCCCGCATCCGGCTCGAGCGGCCGATCGACCCAGCCGTCGGCGCCGGCCCCGGGCGGCGGGGAGGATTTCGACGACGACATCCCGTTCTAG